CACTTGCACCCTGGTACCTGTTTTGCTTGGAAAGTGTTTGTGGAATAAACATGCCTCTGGGGAAGAGCTGCTCCTGGCGCTCCAAGCTCTCCAGTTTCTCCTGGAGGGAAAGGAACACCAAGAAAGAGAGGGTAGTTGTAGGTCAAGTTCCCGCTCaggaacagacacacacacacaaaaggcttCAATTGCTAATCATTTAAATGAGGTTCTTCACtgaggaatgggagaaaataaggGATGGTCATGCATCCAAAGACAGGCAGCTGTTAGGTCCCCTGGCTtggaagagcaagaagaaagaaCCGTCCTGTTGCAGCACCAATAGGAGCTGTGGCcacaggacagggagggaggaggggaaattAACACTTATTTCTCCTCCCGCTCTCCTACTGTCTCTCTTTGACTAGACCCAGCAGCAAACCAGAGCACTGGAAGCCTGGACAGTGTGGCCCGGGGACAGGGGAGACCAGCCTCCCAGGGACAGAGCAGGGCTGAATAGGGCAGAGCGTGGGTAAGGCTAGGGGCAGGCATGGAGAATAACTAGCCCTGTGGTCAGGAATGTCAAAGGCAATAGAAAAGCCAAGGAGGGTAAGAGCTGGGAGGAAGCCATTCATGATGAAGAGCATGAATAAAATGCTAAGATAGGAAAGCAAACAAAACAccaaaccaaaacagaacaaGGGTTTTCCTACTCTCTTGCTCAACCCTTAATAAAGAACACTTCTCCAACCAACAAAATGCGTGTGTGTTCCCCCCACATATTGAGCAAGCCTCTACTGGCCACCAGCTGGGTGTCCTACAGTTCAATTCAATTCTTATGTGCTCAACCTTGAGATAGCATCAGATGCTACAGGTTAGGGCAGAGGCCCATGACACTACCCCTATGAGATGCTAGTTACAAGTCCCAGGGCGACTTGTACTTCTGATCATCTGACTGTGAAATTAGAGGTTCTCATGATCTTCTCCATAGGTTTGAATAATTTCCTAAAAAGGCTTACAGAACTCAGGGAATCGCTTTACTTACATTGACTCCTTTATTTAGAATGAAAGAGGTGCCTATTACCCCGGAAATTCCAAGGGATTTAGGAGCTCCGTGTCCAGTGTTCCCATCATTCAGAAAATTACCAAGATCTCAGGAGCTCTGTGACAGGAGCTGGGGCTCAAAGGCCAACTATTAGAACGAAAGATTCTCCTAGTACCCCCATCTACAAAGAGATTGGGAGCTATCTCAGGAACCCAGGGCAGAgaccaaatacatatttcttattatatcacAATGTCACAAAAgacatttcactttaaaaatagcaaaataaataaaggaccaggaaaaaaaaaaagaaatccatgaaCCCACCTATTCTTAATTTGGGGACAtaacacacagagagaagaaCAACTTTACAcagtatattaattatatatcccTAGTAGGGTAAAccctaagaataaaaataatagccaaataaaatgtttatctgTCCTCAGTAAGCATATCGTTGGTGAGCCCACTGGCGATATTATTCTGTGCTCTTGAAACataacaagaaataaaacaaacgaGTAACTACGTGATTCTCTAATTCTACCATTTTGGGGTAGAATTCTCAATGTgagagaaagaagataaagaTGCAAGACAAAAGTTATTAGATAGTAACTTGGTTGTGTGtatcccccaccccactccccacctACTAACCCctgtactggagatttaacccaggggcactttaccacagagctaaatccctagccctttttttgttttttattttgagacagggtctccttaaattgctgaagctagcctcaaatttgtaatcctcttgcctaagcctcctaaactgctgggattataggcgtgcgatACTGCTTATTCTGTACTGGTTATAGTCCTGATATTAAACTGAAAGTATCAGCATAAACTTTTGAAGAAGTAGTTAGAAAGATAACATATTTTATGACTGTCCAGTAAAAAAGCCTAAAGACAATGAGTAAACCAATAGTAGTTGAACTCCAATAGTGCCCAGATGGTAGGTTTTAAAATACCAGTGTTTACTCAAAAGAACCAGGCCCACCCGAAAATTGATTGACCCAAGTCTAGCAAGAAATTTATAAGCTAAGCCTCGAACATCTTGTCATACCAGATGGTAAAGAAGTCATTGAAGACAACTTGGATCAGCTCAAAAGGACTCAGGAACTAACCACTGATCAAAGATCTAATAATCTGAACGTCAGTAATGGTAACCAGGACAATGGATTGAAAGGTTGTTTCCCATCTGTTTAAATCACTCAGTTATAGTTATACCAAAGTGTGAAATCTAACCCCTCACAATTGCAGAGCGGTAATGAACTTTTAAAAGCATGCTAATAAAACACGCCTCTTGCCTTTCTTGCACAAGCCAAGCAGAGGAGAGAGTGTCATTCCTCACACGAGTATTCTGATTAACACTTAAAGAAGACATGATCCCTTTGGCAGCCTCAAGTGAATTAATGAACCTGGGGGTTGAGCAAGGGAGCTGCTAGCATCACAAAAAGAAGCCCCCTCCCCAGGTTAGGTACCTGCTGCTAGAGAACACACTCTACCTACAAAGTATTTACCAAAGTGGGGGAAAAATCTAGCAATAGCTCTATAGCTAAGCATCAATAATAGAAAATGCAGAGACGGAGGAGAAAGGTAGCAACACCATGAGCACGGATCCCAGCAAACTCCACACTCTGGGAAATTCTACAGGATCAACAGTCTGACTCTTTCAACAAATAAACTGCAACCGAAAGAAAAGGTGGAGGGAAACTTTAAAGAGACATAAAAGATATATCACATTAGCCAACTGGATGAATGGACTTATTTGGatcctgaatttttttaaacctgtGAAATACATTTGATATTGTTGGCACTATTAGAAGTTCTTTAAGATTATagcaatatattttttatcatttatttatttgttctaatttgttatatatgacagaatgcattttgattcatagtacacatatggggcacaatttttcatttctctggttgtacaccaagtagagtcacaccattgtgtcttcatacatgtacctagggtaatgatgtccatcgaattccaccatctttcctacccccataccccatctcttctcctctctcccctttgcccaatcaaagttcctccattcctcccatgctcccctggcCACATCAATTGtgtatggatcagcatccacttatcacagagaacatttggcctttgtttgtttgttttttttggattggcttacttcgcttagcatgatattctcttttaatgctgattaatattccattatgtatatataccacagcttctttatctattgaagggcatcttggttggttctacaatttagctattgtgaattgagctgctataaacattgaggtggctgcatcactgcagtatattgtttttaagtgctttgggtatagacccaggagagggatagctggttaaatagtggttctattccaagttttctagggaatctccatactgctttccagattggttgcaccaatttatagtctcaccagcaatgtatgagtgtgccttttcccccacatcctcgccaacacttattgttgcctgtattcttaataattgccattctgactcgaGTGAGTTGAACTcttagttttgattggcatttctctaattgctaaagatgttgaactttttttcatatatttgttgatcaattgtatatctttttttctgagaagtgtctgttcagttccttaacctatttattgattgggttatttgttttgtgtttttggtgttgagtttttttgaattctttatatatcctggagattagtgctctgtctgatgtgcatgtggcaaaaatttgctccccaaatgtgggctctctcttcatctcactgattgtttcttttgctgagaggaagctttttagtttgagtccattccatttactgattcttgattttatttcttgtgctacaggagtcttgttaaggaagtcggggcctaatctgacatgatgaagatttgggcctactttttcttctattagatagtTAAAAAGCATCACTTTAGCATTTCATCCATAACTATGATACCTATGGATAAAATGACATAATAGAtaggatttgcttcaaaataatacgTGAGGAAGGGAGTTAGATCACCCAAGATCGGACATAGTGATGCTGTTGTTAAAAGTGGGTGATTGGCGGAGGGGATTTATTATAGTATTCAATCTATGTTtgaatatgttttaaatgatgcacaataaaaaaaaagttgaaaaatatttttgaaagaagtgTGTGGTTGAGAGGGAGTGGAGACGGAGGCCTCAGAACAGCCCTGGGAGCAAGGCGTGGGAGGGTAGCCCCTGGAGGGGAGGTGGAGGCACACGTGGAGATTTCAGGACAGAGGAGACCAGACCTTTGTGAAGATGGAGGTGAAGTTGGGAAGGGAGAAATGGGAAACCCTGGAAGAGAGGGCATAGGTGAGAAAGTGTGTGGCTGGGGACCATCAGGGCCGAGGGAACCGTCATCTGGGAAGAGAAAAATGGACTAGGGTGGGGGGaagattttagaaagaaatacacTGAAGTGGAAGGAAAATCATaacaactattattattattattattattattattattttggtattgggaatggaacccaggggttctctaccactgagctacattttcagcccttttcatttctcactaagttgctcaggctgtccttgaacttcctatcctccagcctcagcctcccaagttgccaggATTACATGTGCACACCACTACATCTagtcttttcttaatttttttattcatcttttatttttttatttttgccacagcgtTACAAACCCAGACAGTGAGATTCAGTGTTAAGAGGCTTGCCCTGGGCCGCATTAATACAGAACTAGGTTTAAGCACAGATCTGTGTGAAGCCCAAGCCACGCGCTTAACCCCGACTCTGTATTTCCAATTTCTCTCCCACCCCGTCTTCCTGTCCCCACACTTTGCCCCCTGTGCAGGGTGTGCCTTCTCTCTGACATGGCCAGGACTTGTCCAGTTCTGATTCAATCAAATGGCAGATGAGGATGTCATCTGAGGCCCCTCCGTGACTGGACCTCAGCCCAGGGATCTCTACAGTGGCTCATGCCACATTAAGCCTCTGTCTCTCATCTCCTGTGTCCTCCACCAGAATGCCCTTCTGGGCTGACAATCCTATGTCACTGCTTCTGGGCCTGCtggctgctgtcctcctgcctgtGACCtaaccccctcccacccccaccccgaccCCCACCCTCTAGCCacattctccctctttctctctttgatcCCTGTGAGAGATGCTCTGCCCTGAGCAGGACTGAGATCCTCAACTTAGAAAAATATCAGATgttaagaaaagaagaaccaCCTGAGGCAGAATTGTCAGAGAACGGTGGTGGAGAGACAGAGAGGTGGGAGAAGGGGGCCGTCAGAGGACTCAGAGGAGGGTCATAGACTGGCACTTGAGGCCAGGAGTGTGAATCCAGGATGGTGAGATCAAACAAAAGCAGGGCGAGGTCAAAGAGGAAAGTGGGAAAGGGAAGCCTTATGCGGCTGCCGATCATGAACGCCATGGGTGGGCTCTGATGTTTGTGGTTGGTGGCCTCAGTCAATGGTGGAGTGGACTCCACCAACCACCCCCTCAGGTCCACATCTCAGGCAAGGCTGGCAGGGGCTTTCCCAGGTTGGGCTGGTGTGTCCTGATGGAGTCTGTGTTGTTCCCGTGCCACAGGTGCCCGTCACACTGGCCCCCAGCTTGTGCCAGTATTGGCACTGGCCATGGTCCTGGCAGGAATCTGGTGCTTCCCTGGCTGCTCAGATGGGCTGGAGTGGGgatgggaggaggatggaggatCTGAAAGATGGTGAGGATGGTCTGGGTTGATCCtaggggaggaggagtggggaggaggagtGTTTGGGGAGAGCCACGATTCTGAGCAGCCACCATAGGGAGCTCACCCGGGAGCCTCCAGGAATTCTGAGAAGGACTGTCCAGCTGCTCTGAGGTCTCGGCTGAAGTTAGACATTAGGAATATGTCATGTGTCCTGTGTGTGCCATGTCAGTGCTAGCCAAGCTTCTGGGGCTTTCTTCAGCAAAGTCACCAACAGATCTAGGATCACCAAGGCTCCAAGAGACCCAAGCTGCCCAGCACAGTGACCGGCACATGTGTGGTGGTTGGATGAACGCATGCATCTGTGAATGATGAGGTTTGGGTGTCCCTAAGAGAGTGGATGTGCCTCAGTGCCCAGCTGTGAGCTGGCAGGTGTCTTTGGACCCAGATTTAGTGCAGGAAAAGGAAGGAGCCTGTGCTTGGCTTAGGACAGTGCAGAAATGTTCCTGCGCTCAGAAATGAGGGTCAGAGGAACCACGAATCAGCATGCACTAGGAAAAGGGGATGTTTGATGTGAACATGCTGCAAGTGACTGGTAACTATTTCTTGATGCCTGTCCTTTGCTATAGAgttgaaaggaataaaagagacCCTTGCCTTGGGTAGGAAGGAAGTGGGAGAAGGAACCAGAATAGAGTATTAATGGGTCAGAAAGTGAGATAAAGATTTATGGAACTTCTGAGTTCTAAGATTTAGAAagctagaaatatttaaaatcgcACCAAAATTATGAAATGCTTTGGTACAATTAAAATTCTAGACTTGCATGTGGAAGACTAGAAATCATTGAGACAGGAGAAGCGAATGAATGAAGAGCTAAACTGACCATCGGATAGAAGACTCAATATTTGCTAAGGTGTCTGTTTCTCCTCAAACCGTGCCAGTCAATGCAGTTTCAATAGAAAGCccagcaggtgtgtgtgtgtatgcgagTGGGTGTAGAAATCAATAACCCAGTTGTAAAATTTAAACTAAAGTAACTAGAATAGTCAAAACCATTCTGGAGGACCACAACCTGATTTCaagttttactataaattataaTAGGCAGTCGCAACAGCGTGATATTGGTAAAGAGACGGATGTGTAGGTCAGTGGAACTCAACAGGGACTTCAGCCATTTACTGactgatggacatttggtttatttccagtttgggaaaattgtgaaaaaaaaagctgtgactttcatgtttataaacaaaatactgttctgcaataaaaagaaaggaatggcTGAGAAACACAGCTTCTCACATGTCGAGTGCATTGTGCAGTGTGAAGGAGACAGACTCAAAAGGCTACATGTGGTTCCACGCAGACGGCACTCTAGAAGGGCAGGAGGCTGCAGGGACAGAAGTCAACGGGGTAGTGGCCAGGGCTTAAAATCGGAGAGGAGGAGGTTGGCTAAGCCTGGGTCACTCTTTGCAGGAACCTGTACCTGTGGGAAAACCCCCATACCCAAGGACTCTGGAAGTGCCGTGTCCTACTCTTTCCCACTGGATGGTCAGGATTTCACTCATGCCCTGTGCATAGAATAAATGCTGGTGCGAGCATGTCACGCAGCAAACACCCACTGGTCAAAGGAGGCCACGCTGGAGGACATTTCAGATGGGAGAGAGACTCCTTCCTCTGGGGGACAACCCATTTTCCCGTTCTCCTGCTAACTAGGTCATCGTCGTGGTTAGTACTGTGCTTCCTGAGCCTTGTTCAGAAGCCCTTTACTTGTAGGAATCCATGTCACCCTCCGACAGCGCCATATATTATCATCATGTTCATTGACGGATACGGGGACGGAGGCACGGAGGGGTTCTGGGTGTGTGGTTGCAGACCCCAGGAGCAAGGAAGGACAGACGTGGAGAAGGAAGTCTGGGTCCATGTTCACAGAGGCTACCACACTCTGGGGTGCCAGCCCGGGGTGGGGGAAGGACTAGAAGGGCTGAATGTGAGTCATGTCCTCCCAGAGGAGCAGCTGTCCTCCGTCCTTAGGGAGCCCAGCACCGGCAGATGGCTGGCATGCAGCTGTGGGCACAGTGACCACCCGGCTAGGCGCAGCCCGGAGACTGACTGAGCGGCCCCAGCCCTGTGCGGTCACCGGGGCTGGCACTGGCCGGTGGCGGCTGGCCTCTCAGAGGTCTGGGATCCCCGGCCTCCTCCAGCCGGGCTGCAGTGCgggctcctcctcccccttcctcccacGCAGCCCCTCCTTGAATCACGAAGCCAGACCCCAGTCCTGGTGTTGCTCAATGGCCAGGAGCCCAGTTTCCTGTGCGCAGCGCCTGACGTGTGGGTCCCTCTCTTTTCTGCAGTTCAAGGGAAAGACAAGATCTTGCACAAGGCACAGCAGCCCTTGGCCAGGGTGGGAGGCATGGAGCCTCTctggctgctcctcctgctctttGTCACAGGTAGGTCCCCccattccttctttccctccccttccttgaACATATGACGAGGTGGAGGCCGGAGCTGGCACTGGGCTGAATAGGAAGGAGTTGGAAGTCCTTGCCTCGCCCGAGTGACCTGTTCCACACAGCGTCCCCACCTGCCGGGGGTCTTCGTGCCTGACCCCCCTCCCGGGATCCAAACCCACATGGGCCCACCTTGGTGGGATGGAGGCTGAAGGGGCTTCTGGCCCCCAGACATATGGGAAGGAGAAAATGCTGACGGTGGCATCTGAGGCACGAGCTGGCAGTCGGGGGAAGTTTGGGGGGCACTGGTAGGAGCCCCTAAAATTATGAACCAAGACCAGCTTCCAGGCAgtggcagggagagagggaaggaaggaggaaaggccCAGAACTGTGACCTGCATCTCAGAGAGGACCCTCTCACCTTGGAAGGTCCCCTTGGCCTCAGCTCTTGAGGGGAGGCATGGAATAAGGGTTTTGGCCACCGAGTTGGGGGCACTGACACCCCCAATTTTGCACATGATGGCCTCTTCCATTGGGGAATGGTACTTCTCGCTCCCCAAGGCAGTAGGAAACCTGGGTTGAGGAGAGGTGATGGGGTCTGTTCCCGCAGCTCCTTggtggagggggagagggaagggaggtgcGTGGTGGCCCGTGGTGGCCTGTGGTGGCCTGGCTGGAGGCAGAGGGATGGATGAAAGGGGATGCATTGGGGGTATGCTGTGCATTGGTGTCTCTCGTTCCAAAAGAGGCAGGTCGTCAGCTTCTTGGTCTGACCTTTCCAGTTTCTGTCACAATAATGGCTGGAGACGGGGGTGGGCAGGaaagaggcccaggcaggaggctcCCGGTGACTCCCTGGTAGCCCCTACCTGGCAAGAAGCGGGGTCTCCATGTCTGTCTCCTCTACCCCAAAGAGGATGCCCAAAATAGCAGCCTCATGCCTCTCCCAAAATAGTTTTGAAACAAGTCCTTCCTGAAAGGGGAACAAAGCCACAGAAATAGGGAAGCTGGAGGCTCTAGGTCAGGAGAGAGGAGTCTGTGGAGCAGTACCAGTGGGCGCCACAGAGGAGGCAGGCGCGGCCGGGCAGGGAGGGACATGCCCACTGGGAACCAGCCCCAGGCCTGAAGACAGGACAGGAGGGGTCCTAGTCCCCTAAGACAGGAAGCAGATGTGCAGAAGAGAACTGGAGGGTTTTAAAAACCATGTGTTTCTgaaagaggcccagagagggccagTTTCTTCTCTGAGGATGCCCAGCAAGTCAAAAAGTGAGAAAACCAGCCTCAGGACCTAGGTTTCCCGGTTCCCAAATTCCCACAAAAACATGCCTGGGCTGTGCCAGGTACCTGTTTCTTCCTCCCCATTTGTACCAGCTCCTTATGGACAGAATTTTTGTCCATTTGGTTCGCTGCACATagcaggtgttcaataaatatttggtaaataaatGGAGGAGTCAAGGAATGTCTCCTCTGCAGAGTTGGGCGCAGCCCCCAACACCACAGTGCTCCAGGGCGTGGTGGGCCAGTCCCTGCAGGTCTCCTGCCCCTATGACTCCACCAAGCACTGGGGGCGGCGAAAGGCCTGGTGCCGCCAGCTGGACCAGGAGGGCCCGTGCCAGCGCGTTGTCAGCACGCACAGCCTGTGGCTGCTGGCCTTCCTCAAGAAGTGGAATGGGAGCACGGCCATCACGGACGATGCCCTGGGCGGCACCCTCACCATCACCCTGCGGAATCTTCAAGACCACGACGCTGGCCTCTACCAGTGCCAGAGCCTCCGTGGCAGTGAGGCCGACACGCTCCGGAAGGTGCTGGTAGAGGTGCTGGCAGGTGAGTGAGTGGCTGTTGGGGCCAGGCCTCATGTTTTGGGCATCTGTGTTCAGGACCATAGGGTCCCTGGGAAAACTCACAGTGTGAGTCCCATGGATGGTTTTGCAGGCTGCTCACTGTGCAAGGGAGCCAAGTCCAGCGGGGACTCCTCTTGTGCCCTGGTGCAGGGCTGTGTTACCTGTAATCAGGGCATCTCTCTCTAATTTGCATTCATTGTCGGAGTTAGCCTTGGCCCTACTTTCTCAAATTGCTTCACCCAGTCGACATCTGATTGGTCTGTGAACACCTACAGGTTGACTTTAAGGGGCAGCAGATTAATTTACTCACTTGCCCACTCAGCCAAGGAACTTATCAACGTAGATGAAGTTTTCTGGTGCAGAAAAACAACCCTCAAAGGAATGCTTGCTGGGGAGTGTGCTTCACTTCTCTGGTCCTCCATTTCCCCATCCTGAAGTGGAAATGATGGGgctggcagtgtagctcagtggtcaaaagcttgcttagcatgtgagaggcccctggtttttccccagtactgctaaaaaaaaagggggggatagTTTATATAGAGATGATGGCATTAGTCCTGGTGACCCCAGGGGGTGACACCGGAGGCAGACCTCCTGACACTGAACTGACTTGAGATTAGCATTTCAGGCCTGAGGGGGAGAGACACCCTTGAGCTGTGCACAGGGACCACCCTTCTGCCTGTCTCTAGCAGACAGCTGTGTCCCAAAGAAGGGCAAAGGTCCCTTCCTGACTCTCCTCTTTTCCAGTGACCCCATGGCCCTTTATCATCAATGAGGGTCAAACGTATCTCCTTAAGGAGGGGCGACTGCCAGCCCTGGACATCAGTCCCCCCTCTCTTTCATGGAGTCGGGACACAGAGACGTGCATTTCCAGCCCTGTCAGGGTCTAAGGCTCAGTCGATTCCCAAGAGGATGGCAGGAAATGATATAGTAATAGTAACCCGTTGCTTGTGCAGACAGCCCGACAGTTTAAACCCATCCACGATTCCAtctggatggagggagggagggatgtgTGATGGAGAGAGGGATGGCAGCCCCTGAGCACCCGTGTGACACTAGACACCCTGCAGAGTGGCTCCTGCTGACTCCTGCAGGGAGGAGGTGTTCCTAACAGCCCGCTGTACAGTAAGGAAATTGAAATTCAGAGACTCGATCCATGCAGAACAGAAACTCCCAGGGCCTCACTGACCCCACCTGGGTTCTACCCACCAAGGCAGCTAGCCCGAAGGAGGACAGAGCTGCAAAGTGACAGCTCTGTCTCCCGCAGACCCCCAGGATCACCAGGACACGGAAGACCTCTGGGTCCCCGAGGAATCTGGGAGCTTCGTGGCAGTGCCTGTGGAGCACAGTGTCTCCAGGTACAGTGAGCAGACCCTGGCAGACTCCCGCGCTGCAGAGCCCACGCCGGGTGGGGACGGAGGTCCTAGGACCGTGGATTCCAGGACAATTGGAGCAGGAAAGGTCCTGTTTCCCAGGTCCTGTTTACACCCTGCCCGTCAGCTGGCATGTCTGGCGTGACGGTGCCAATGACAGGAGACTGACATCCTTCTGTCACACTTTGGCTCTCCGATGCCTGACTGGgcagccccccacccctcccctggcaGCCGGGACCCCAAGGGTCAGCAACAGCGAGAGTCGCAGCACCAGCCCCAGACTCCTGGGTCCCCGTCCCTTTGGTAGAACCAGAATCTCTTCTGACACTCCCCCATGGCTGAGTGTCGGTGTTTAAATGCTCATGTAACCACTGAGTGCACGCGcgtgtgcacacactcacacaccttaGGAGACCACGGGCACAGCAGACAGCTgctgggccagggagggagggtggtGTGCAGGCCCCACCAGCCCCACCCGGGATGTGCTGGGCGGAGAGCTTCCCCCAACCCTCTGGGGAGACTCCAGCTTGCAGGCCACCTCGAGGTTCCCAAGtgtcctccttctctttctcaagGGAGACCCCGTTTCCACCTActtccatcctcctcctcctggccttCATCTTTCTCAGCAAGCTGCTGACTGCCGGCGCTCTCTGGGTGGCAGCCTGGCGGTGCCAGAAGCTGAGGAGCTTTCCAGCCAGCGGGCAGGGCTGTGGCGACGACCCAGGGCACCGGCTCCAGACGCTGTCAGGTGGGCTGGGGAGCCTGGCGATGGCTGGGGGGGCGGCAGGGCAGGAGGGCTGAGCACGAATCGAATCGTTGCAGGCTCCACGGACACATGAGAGGAGAGGCCCCCAGATGGGAGAAGCTGGGGAGAGGCCGTCCAGGGGCCACCCCAGCCTGCGCGCTCGCTCGAGACTCCTGGTTCTGCCCCAGCAAGACATCACTCAGCCTGCACC
Above is a genomic segment from Urocitellus parryii isolate mUroPar1 chromosome 8, mUroPar1.hap1, whole genome shotgun sequence containing:
- the Trem2 gene encoding triggering receptor expressed on myeloid cells 2, which encodes MEPLWLLLLLFVTELGAAPNTTVLQGVVGQSLQVSCPYDSTKHWGRRKAWCRQLDQEGPCQRVVSTHSLWLLAFLKKWNGSTAITDDALGGTLTITLRNLQDHDAGLYQCQSLRGSEADTLRKVLVEVLADPQDHQDTEDLWVPEESGSFVAVPVEHSVSRETPFPPTSILLLLAFIFLSKLLTAGALWVAAWRCQKLRSFPASGQGCGDDPGHRLQTLSGSTDT